The window atttagaccAGAATAAACGATGGTTGATTAAGGAAATCTAGCTCGGTTTACTCGCGgtattttttccaatttcttCCCTAAAAGTCCGATATAAATCCAATTATAAGGTTGCGTCGGATTTTTAGGGAAGAAATTGGAACAATCCTGGTTTTCTTTAACAATCGGCCATTCACAAAGCATCTTGTGCTATTTACTTAAGACCTGAACTAAACCAATCACTTAACTTCCACGTCGACTATCATATCCCCTGGTCACTTGGAGGAAGTCCAAAAGTCGAACTTGCTTGGAATTTTTAATGAGAAAAGACAATTTAGAACGTGCAGTGTTGAATTGGTTTCATGACTTTTCTTTTAGAAATTCTACGTGATTTTATGGGATCATTAAATCCGAAATTTCTAGATTCcgctattaaattttatcaagcGAAAGAAATGGGTATAGTATAACGCATGACAAGACCTAGGCTATGGTAATAGAGGCTAattttcgatgaaatttgctaGATAgactataggtacataaaatcatatttggtttctattctttaaatatagatattggtttatatttttgtatttttctttagtatatgtaggtactactGTTCTCTTTTCGAAACTCGAAAAGAAAATGTGGTAGAATAAAGAAACTCAAATACAAACATGAACCCAGAAAACGTAAGTACTTTCTGGGCAgttctgtaaaaaaatttaaaatgactaATCACATTCAACTGTTTCTCCAAAgaatgttttcaataaatgcAATACACAATGCAATACAAAAGCCATAAAGAAAAGTTTTGTAAGAAAAATGTGACATAAGTCACAAgcgacattttaaaaaatgtgacaaactaaacttaaaaatataaatttcaatacattttatcgACTTCGTCACTTTAAAAACGTCGCTTTTATTGTAACGTCGATTTTATTGTTTCGCTCCACCTCGAGTTGCACCGAAATCCGgccaataatataaattattatacgaaatgtagttaaaaaaaaattggttcagTCTATTGGCAGTTATGATGCCACAGATAAACATACaggtatacaaataaataaatataaatatattaggacaaatcacacggatATAGAGCTATAGCCCCAAGATAAGTTAGTggttgtgttatgggatactaactcaacgatactatattttatataacaaatacaatataggtaaacatccaagacccgggccaatcagaaaaagatcattttccatcatgacccgactggggatcgaaccgaggcaagcactttaccactgcgccacggaggtcgtcaaacttcAACAACTTCTCCTCTTCTACAATATCTCTTTCCAATTTAGGTAGTTGGGGTTCGCCCTCCACATTCTATGTCTGTCGTCGTCAGGACTGTCTGACTTGGGTCGTCTGATCTTTGCGTGTTTCATATCTTTGGTAACAGCTGTCTATGACGCGGCCTGACGCCTTTCTATTCCTTCCTTTCTTTATTCTTTTCCGGGATAGCTAGTTCACCTCTTGTCTTGTTGTCGGGTGTTAAAAATACTGTAATCGCTACATCCTGTCACTCACACTATATCAATGCGGTTGGTAATGTCGACAAAATTCTCACTTTGACATCAAGGTACCTACGTCTTTGATATAACAATACAGGATCCTTTTGTCTTTGTAGCAAACAAACTAAAGTTTgtactaataatttaattacaactttgggaatttaattaatatcaacaGCGGTTAGACGGAATTCAAATTGGTTTGTGTTAATGTTTAACTGTATTGGAGGAATGACGTCAAACAGACAGCGGGATGTAAAATCGTTTTATGTCCTAATAATTTTGTGTCCTAATAGCTGCGCCCTGCGGCTTCACACCCGTGGGaacttcgggataaaaagtaccctaagtGTTataccaggttatattctactaatGTACCAAATATCATAACAATCACAAACACATGCAAATATatcaaactttcgtatttattatgttactaagatttttttttactctaacCCCGTGATTCGCGCCGTCACgccttttattataattttttattgcctTATTTCATGTGTCTCTCTGTTGGGCAAAGTCCACTAATTtaccaaataattttttgtcacagATTTTAGCagatcatataatatattcagaaattagaccttcacaggcacttttgtataatacctaattaattataaaaaaaatcgaaacgACCGCTCCTGAATCTACTCGATcgtgccagaagggcttacaattaatgttttttacatatattttctttgtaacaaagtattattatcaaaaagtattaaaaaaacatgttacaaTTGTGCTGAAGggctaatagaaaaaaaattgatagtGGAATATACGcgttcaaacataaaaaaatctttcctCCTCCGTCCAAAGACAATAGCCACAAAGCTGCGTCACTTCAAGCCACTTGTGGATAAAGCTTCTGAAAGCGCAGCTTTTAAGATTTTGAACTCGACAAaagaaaagaagaatatttctttttatcacTATGTAGGTCATGGTCTATCGGCTTGGACACTTTaataaatcctactaataattataaaagcgaaagtttgtgaggatgtgtgtatgtttgttactctttcacgcaaaatctactgaacagattgttatgaaatttggtacacgggtagaatataacccggaataacacatagggtaccttttatcccgaaattgccacggaagcgaagccccgaggcgaagctagtacataatatttttaaatgatgtCTGGTCTGGTCGCTACTGTAGATATATAGGGCAGGAAAACGAGAAACTAGGTTACCTACCTGATGGCAAGTGATCACCTGTTTCATCTTTCAACAAATGGacaatgtatgtaattatctGATTCGATGTTATGACATTAGAGTATCAATCATTCTGACGTATTACAATATCCTTAATTTAAGGTTTGATTCCGTTGTTCAACCTAGATTTTGCTAGGTTTATTATTACTTCTTCTatcataaatacattacataaagtgcctaatttttttatcgaagaATCGATAACCCACAGGGGATCGATTCTCATGTAATCGAAGTTTCTcacttcatatttttttatttagacctAGACAGATCTAGATCGCTGTTCGAGCGAGCACATTGATCGAACTTTACGGTTGTAAAACTCAAAGCCATCAAAAAACTAATCGGAGAAAATTAAGAAGTCAACTTCGATTGGAGCACGATTATGTTAGAATTtcgtattatataaaatatatatatatatatactgaaGTGTAAACatgaagtatatttttatttatgatttgtcTGATTgtctgtcaataaaaataacatcgaTGTTCcatgtattttcttttctgttCAAATCATATGAAcctaaattacttaaaatacatgtataacaaaattgcGCCTTTAgatcattatattaaaatgtcaatCATTATAATGGGTTTTTTAATCTATGTGTGGGAAAGTGGGTAAACATTTGTGTAACTTTGCACAGGTCTTTGATGGATAGCGTTACGAGGATGGATCTGAGCGTATCCTttcaatattacaaaacaatatgcCATACAGTTACAGTATTTTATCACATGAAGTTCTCGGTTATATATTGATatcgattaaattaaatatttaagaaacccTCGATTTCGAAGTTGCCGTCTTCCTCTCATCTAATACAAAAGAACTGGTTTCCAAAAGGCTGAACATTCtagattaaattctctttcaaataacaaattaatcaaattcGATTCAATAGTTTGgttgctacgatgccacggatacacatacagacacgttaaacttatgaCTTCTGTAGTCatgttaaaaatagaaaagggAAAATGTTATGATACTGCATACGATACGATGCCTTCTTTGGATATTACAGATATTACAGAAGGGAGGTCGAAAGGGATTCAAGAAGACCAAGAGagagtttttctttatttgcctattatgtcccactgctgggcaaaggcatCCCCTTTCTGCCTCCACATTTCCCGATCCAATGCGGTTCCCCGCCATTCTACCTTAAGCATTGCTGGATGTCGTAAGAGAGAGTTACATCAGGCAAATAAAAAGTGGCCATTACAAGAAGTAAAGCAATTAACTATGGTGAGAGAACACAAGAAAGAACTATACCCACACGAGCTTCGCTCTTAGatgatttgtttgttactctttcacgcaaaatctattggaccgattgttatgaaatttggtaaacaataacacacaaggtaatttttatcccaaaattcccacccgagcgaaaccccggggcgctgctagtcaaataatgaaaccatgcgaaaaagtaggaaagtgggcACTGTGCTCGCTCTATGACTGAGAAAGAATTTGAAGTTTCCATCAGTCCCAATCGCTTAACCACCCACAAAACCACAGGTGCCTCGGAGGCAGGTCATCAATCATCCTCCACGACGCTGAAGAATCAATAGCGCCTACATGAAATTGTCAATCGGAAATATTGCTGGCGTCGTGAAATATTAGTGGAACGCACGGGCGTTAATTTAACCCCACGCAGGCGAATTTGAGCATTATTTTCATTCCGATAAAGCTCAAAACTGTTGAGCGAATGAAATGGCAAAAAAACTGTTCAATAACTAAGGTAGGTATTAAGCCAGACGATACTTTGCTAGTGATTAGAGTGAGTTTTcggaaaattatatagaaaaaaatgcgggcgaataattttatacagatCACGTCTTTAACCGTTAcggagtagacagagccaaaagTTGTAAAGCTCGAACGCCTCGCTTGGCTATAAGTCTGTATTGAGATTAAAAAGCACCGTTTTAACATTTACGAAGTAGTAGGGATGGTACCtactgacatttttttataaatggacTACCGTCCCGCCCGGTTTCGATCGGGTAGGAccataataacaaaagtagTCTATGATACTTCTAAACGTTTTATCTGCCTCTGTgccaaatatcatcaaaatcggttaagtagtttttattcattacaaacaacaaaacggaaatacaaatctttactctttataatatcagcCATAAAAAGGGTTAAACGATAGAAAAAAAGCTGGGTTCATACTTTCctacctttaaattttgaatagaatTGTAAATGACCCGTGTTCAATAAGGCTATAGCAGGCGGAGTTGCGGAAAACAGCTAAGACAAATTCATAGATATTTCACAACAGAACTTTTAATTACTCATAGAATctttttcaaaacattttcttttacatgtTGACTGTGTCAAATTAACATGTCTcgtcaataatttaaaaatacagtgATTTCATAGTTtacttcacaaaatatatttcaacaatGAAATAGACTCCTCAAActcatataattatgtaaaaatgtaactgGAATACACAAACAATATTACACATAATCATCAAGATCAGTAGTTTGTGTGAGCtgatcttaatttttttttgtctaaccGTTTCACCTATTTAATATTGGACAAAATGTTAGCGAAACTGAAAAAAATCGGCGTAAGCAGAGATCGAAAAGTTGACGAGTCAACGAGTAACAGcaggtaatttttaaaagctattttcttaataaaactcctcttcatagtcgtatttcctcatggctgagggtcatggAATTAATCACATTCAACGACAATAAttttttggcaatattaatggagtggtttgccattgccttctccatttcacgaCGTTAATAATTATCTTAAGTATAGGtctcacgatgttttacttcaccggaagcaagtggtggtcgattataactattaaatatgagtcagattgatgtacaaactcatgtgacacgagtggTATTctaacctgagacctttcagTCCATAAAACGCATCATCGTTTACAGCCTTTCTTTTTCCACTGTTGGGAGTTGGCTTCTCGGTCTTGTGCAAAAACGCATAgataaattcttaaaatttgcCTGGCGCTGTACTGAAGATTGgtgaagattttatttgactatCTATATTTCATACAGTGTATAAACCTCATATTATCAAAggcattttttgtttcagtctATCAAATCTAAGATACGTGCCGGTGGAGAAGGGGAAATGGAATCTATTTAGAAAGAAAGAGTGAGTATATTTCActattctatattaaaatgtaaacggTGATTTTCAAGTTTCAGAACATGACACGCATACTATACTAAGTTCTAGGGTTTATTCTtgctcatcatcatcagctaAGGCTACAGCCGCGGGTGGTCAAGCAATTTTTTCCAACCGCTCCTATCCTTGGCCAGATTTCTCAGTCTCTGATTCTTATACTTTAGTATCGTGCAGCACTCCATCCAATAATCTGAGTTTCTGATATGAATGTGCAAGTAAAATAACGTTACGTCAATGTTTAATATACATCATTTTCGCTCTGCCAGTAGTCTCCGCCCGTCGGGTCTAGTATTTAGAACTATTTCACGTGTTCTGCCGTCTTCCATTCTGCATATCCTGCTCTTTGAAAGCACCTCATTTTAATGATACTATCGACATTCATCTCATGCGGGTTACACAATCGCCGAACAAAGATACCGACGGGAATATCTGAACAtgtgttaattgacgtctttggagaaaaggctgcggtgaagtttgttgcccCGCTTCTtcctttggaagtcggcagtagacttaattttagatatttttttgacacacAATCTCATctgtaattgaataaaaaatttagaattttgaaCATGGCGTGCtatgtatgagagcttttattctTCGCAACAAAAAACCAataatgtataccgaatccgtcaAAGCTCGGCAGACTGTATCGCGATAAATATAGCCGGCATCATATTTGTCCTTTCTGCCTAGaccagatttaaaatattgttcatcGTTCATGCAGATTTGCACCTATACCAGCCTACCCTGTGAAGCCATTAAAAGGATGTCTGTGCGGAAATGATGGACCATGTAAGCAGAAAGTTTCGCCAGGAGGAGTCGTTATACACTACCCACAAAAGTAAGACGTTAAACGCTTCTCTATAGTCGCATAAAGTCCATATATCAAAACGTCCACAGTATTAAAATGTCCAATGTTACGTATAGAGGGCGAATTAGTGCTGGTTTGCcattcacttctcactatcgaatcgattcgaagtgagacgcagcgaaccattGCAGTGttgttgtcgttgcgtcacaatggcgcactgtgattggttagctgtgtcttacttcgaatcgactcgttGGAGGgatataaaactattatttattaagttcttTTTACTAACGCATATATGgatgtatttttttcgaaataaaattgatttgattgatttgataaTAGTCGcagattattgtaatttttgacgagATCTTATTGAATTCAAGACGAGACAATAAAATTGTCCGTTGAGGAGTCCGTTGTGTGGGCCGATAGGTTACGCAcgtcataataatgcattgtcatctaaACTACACGTGCATACACAATTTCAGCTCGATGTTTTGtatctacaaaatatttcttgcaTCTCtgcaagaaatattttttggtcaCACATCTCACTATCGACTATTGTGAATGTTGCTTAATCGCCACTATAGCAAGCCGAGAAAaagtgttaattaaaaatgtgaaattaacTATTCAATCATATTTtcagaaagaaaaaaacattgcaaaCGTTGACAGGAAACCTTTATAAGACCACTAATAggagtaacaaaaaaatcgtATCTCCCgcgtaagttttatttttttttctttctaaatattttatgccagctccacaatGTCACCGAAcccagacacatgccgacgtgaatgcgtgaacattgcgtagttagtgtATGAGTTTAATTTACCAGAAAGTAAAACTAGttatgtataccgaatcctccaaagtttggcaaactgttcagCGACAGTGTAGACCtggcattataatattattcaaaacgGGTTTGTaactgtaaatttttttttatttggtaagATTCCGAAACGGCCTAGcatctattaaaaaaagatttaagaaaaaaactaaagcAAAGAAAAGTCTAAGTGGAATGTTCATGTTTAACCCATTTATGTTCTCATAAGGTAAGTCTCAATCAGTATAAATAGCAAACATTATTGGTATTGTTTTTTACACGGTTTTCGGCGCTAGTTAGCTTATGGTCAAGACTGGGTCTCCACCAAAGATGTGCTGCGGTGCGGGCCGTAGAAGtgtttcatacaataaatagtatttttaaccattggttaatttaattattcaaaaccCTGGGTTGGCCACggtaatttcttaaattttagcAAACGAAATTCTACAACTTTAAAACGAATTACAAACTTTTGTGTTTCATAATTGAATATCAATAATTTCCAGATAATTGTTCCTATAGGTTTGGACTTTGagatagaaatttaaatatatatctgtatttaaatttaattaaacgtcgtgttatattattgtatatgtataaaataattcttaaaaaGTTATTGCTGGTCTAAAAATGTCGCGAGTCCTTGTAAAGAAGCGCTTCTTGctaatttataattctatttGTACAGTCATATAgttgtacagtcaatagcacatCACCAACCCAAATTCATGTGCTGTTGACAGTACGAAACCCAGCTAAACGGTCTGCTCCGCTTCGCACAGCTTTGGTGAAGTCCAAGCCTAACCGTCAATGAAATGTTTCGATATACGTTCTTAGATAAGAACTCCAAGTATTATTCCATTTTAGAAAACAGTTGGTGTGAgcaaaattcaaaatggcgacgaaaaaatttaaaaatataacctgaTATCAAATGATTCTAGAACAtggctgtaataaaaaatggcaGTGCTCCGCAGCTTCTACACAACAGATTATATATAGCTGTTggcagaaaaaaaatatatatttaaaattcgagATGAATGCACAAAAATCGAGGTTTGTGGTCTCACCCTAGAACAGTACCACTATATCCTATGAAGAGTATAAAAGCCTTGACAGTTTCATGGACAACAGGACTTCCAAAAGATTCACGTCAGGCAGGCCAGTCATTAAGACCATAggtaaatcttcaaaatgttaaggtTCATTTTGAAGTGGAATCCGGGCTTCCGAATATCATAGCCGTCCATGTAAATTTCTCATGAAgctaaagtttaaaatttaagtaaatgtgACCGCTGTATGACACGTGACTATAACGCGTTGTCGATCTATCCCACTCATACGCCTTAAGTGTGACAGAAATGGGCGTCTATCATCTCTTGCGCCACGTACCTCTTAAGCTGATACTtccgttattttatttcgaccTGATTTAGATTATAAATTTCAGACCTATCTCCAAATGGTACAAGATTTTTAGTAGACCCCGAGGCCGGTAAAATAAAGGTAAACAGCTTGTCAAAATTATCATTGTCTGTCTCATCAGTTTATGTTTCGGCTATGACGTCTGGAAGTCCGATGTCctcttataaaataacttgaaattttgaaagagATTGTTTTGAGTAGGAACCAGTAAGTAAATGGCGGAGATTTCTGTCCAGCATTGGAACAACATAGGTAAgatataaataagataatttatGAAAGTAATCCATATAGTTCTAGCCGGCTAAACCTAGTTGTAGCCGGCTAGACCTAAGTGTAGCTGGTCTTTGTTGACTACACTTAGATATAGCCTGTTTATGTTCGGCTAGACTTAGATTTAGCCGAAATGATAAAGGTAGAATTTAGCCTAGACCTACGTGCAGTAGGTCACAGATGGTTAAATGTAGTAATGCATTTAATCGGCTAAATCTAGGTGTAGCTGCACTTCGGGTTTTAGCCGTAACTTAaacatagaataaataatacgttTTCTGTTTCAGCTCACGAGGCCCGGTAAAGGTTGTACGACAGAAGAAATTCTTAGCCTGGAGAGTGGACAAAGTCAATCATAGCTCACCATTATTcaagtaattatattactgtgttgtaattgtaaaaaaactgtatTGATGTATTGAGAAATGAATATTTCTAATAGAGCTTTATATACCCGCTTATGATAAGAGTTCAGAGCTATATGCAACGTATTACTTTTCTGGTATACACTGAGAAAAGAAAGTAGCAAATTCCCAAAAAAACTGTGCTATGTTAAGGCCCGAGCGTTATTCGAGGGCAGTGAACACACGAGTTGAGTAGTACTTCCTTTCAAATGATACTCAGTGCTCAATACAATATCTGACTAGAAGAATATCAAAAGAGAATTCGGAGCCAAGTACAGATTAACAAgggtataattataattgttttaatgacTATGGTAGCTgctatctttaaaatttaacaagaaaatatttcaaaacatataatttgaatttagggGATTTTTGGTGAGGAGATAGTTGGATAGTACTGTTTGTCGCGGGCAGAGCCACGGGTAATTAAGTATAATGATTGATTATTGTCCATGTATCAGAATAAGAATGTTTATTTGCAGCTTTAGAATATTACCTAAAATAGCATATAGGGTATTTGTACATCGAAGCTCTAACGCAAGCGATGTCCCGAAGGTCAGCTAGATTATTAATAGGACGTGATTTCAAGAAATCATGAATAGGTAATTGTTTATGCATTATTCAGTTACTagccccactgctgggcaatgGGCACCCTCAATTATTTTTGGCAAGTTATTCACTTTTTGCGGAATCTGTCCAAATCATCTCGCCATCTAGTTTTGGGCTTGTCCGGTCTCGGTTCTTGCTTATTGGGGATCCATACGGTGGTAATCTTTGCCCGGGAGTGGTTTGGCAATTGatggattatttttttcattcaacatTTAGTAATAACGTTTTTGTCGGTCGGAGTTATTTCCATGTCTTTCCATCTACAGCCATCATTTTGACCTCTCTATACGACACCGCCCTTGATTATTCATATAAGTTCTTTGCGTTGCTGTTCCTCTTTTCGCTTCTATTTTGACTTTAATAATTAGAGTTTTAATCAGATTAACATAATCACGACTGgactttaaaacttttaatagccttctttttttatttacaagacaTCTAAcccaaaatcaaaaatcaaaatcaaatcatttattcagaaattaggccttcgcAGGCACTTTTCATGTACATATTCTgagtgtaattatatttaccaaagctacaaactactagtatttcggaacgaccaatgctgagaagaaatgccgaaagaaattcaaatagtgttggtccctattatgccagaagggcttaccattttttaaatataaatttatgtataattttttatcagtaatataacaatgtaagtacacaatacggtacatggtcaaaaggtatactgaaatatattatgattgtgattatgaagtgctgatgaaaggaaaaaataaaaatatttcttctatttCAGAGTCCGCAGAGCACCCTTCAGCCAGTTGTGATTGCAGAACATGTCGAGTCTTTATCCGAACTGTGTCAAATTAAGGAATGTAAGTTTAATATCTACCCATATTATAAGTTACAATGGTATACATTGCATTACGAACTGATAAGTATATAGTActgtaattatgtatatatattccaCCTGTGAAAATGGAATCATTCATTGTGATGACGATAGAGATCttggtacagtcgacagcacatcaacctactcaAAAACATTGCAAACTCTCCGTTATTACCGCGTCATTATTATTAGAGGTTCATGCGGTACACAACGTGAGAAAATTTCAATTGTATGTTTAGTAACTAGAACTCCAGTtattaaacatacaatttcaGTCACGATAGGTATACTATTACAGTTTAAACTTTCAATGTCTGTTTCccaacaatttgatttttaaatgcgaacattattttctttccagTTAACGTGAATGcagttaattgtttttttattttattccatatgGTCAACCAACTATTTAACTGTAGTAACCTAAGGGTTGTAGGTAACAATGTACCTAAGTTAGGTAACCTAACAATGTAACTCACATTGTTCCACAGCATATAGGACCACTCCGTATCCTGCCGTGgacgtcgtacgaggcgactaagggatacaaagccttaacagctgataggcagcGATAGCGTTCACAAAGTGGGTTAACGtttaaaatcatagccaaatgtTCCAAATTTTATGGCAATTTTTATACGCCAACCTTGGGTATTGAGGCGTCACAGCCTTTGAATGACTGTATGACTGAACT of the Plodia interpunctella isolate USDA-ARS_2022_Savannah chromosome 26, ilPloInte3.2, whole genome shotgun sequence genome contains:
- the LOC128681191 gene encoding uncharacterized protein LOC128681191 isoform X2, translating into MLAKLKKIGVSRDRKVDESTSNSSLSNLRYVPVEKGKWNLFRKKEFAPIPAYPVKPLKGCLCGNDGPCKQKVSPGGVVIHYPQNSRGPVKVVRQKKFLAWRVDKVNHSSPLFKVRRAPFSQL
- the LOC128681191 gene encoding uncharacterized protein LOC128681191 isoform X1, which translates into the protein MLAKLKKIGVSRDRKVDESTSNSSLSNLRYVPVEKGKWNLFRKKEFAPIPAYPVKPLKGCLCGNDGPCKQKVSPGGVVIHYPQKKKKTLQTLTGNLYKTTNRSNKKIVSPASRGPVKVVRQKKFLAWRVDKVNHSSPLFKVRRAPFSQL